In Liquorilactobacillus hordei DSM 19519, the following proteins share a genomic window:
- the purS gene encoding phosphoribosylformylglycinamidine synthase subunit PurS, producing the protein MVNVRIFVTYKQSVFNPQGETITDAIHSLGFSMVKKVNVGKFFDLQLEPSDKSVEEIVSQVSEQLLVNFNLETYRYEVMEEA; encoded by the coding sequence ATGGTGAATGTGCGAATTTTTGTGACTTACAAGCAATCAGTTTTCAATCCCCAAGGGGAAACAATTACAGATGCGATTCATAGTTTAGGTTTTTCAATGGTAAAGAAAGTAAATGTTGGTAAATTCTTTGATTTACAGCTAGAGCCTAGTGATAAATCAGTAGAAGAGATTGTTAGCCAAGTTTCAGAACAACTCTTGGTTAACTTTAATTTAGAAACTTATCGTTATGAAGTAATGGAGGAAGCATGA
- the purQ gene encoding phosphoribosylformylglycinamidine synthase subunit PurQ, producing MKIAVVVFPGSNCDIDLFEALHTVCGADAEYVSYKKDNLKGFDAVMLPGGFSYGDYLRCGAIARFSNIMPAIIEFAAQGKPVFGTCNGFQILTEAGLLPGALKQNDSLKFVCKTVNLIVENNQTIFTTQYKEKEKIALPIAHADGSYYADEETLAELEENQQVVFRYAEENPNGSLNNIAGITNKNGNVLGMMPHPERAVEAMLGNQDGLRLFKSLLENGKVATEEAVR from the coding sequence ATGAAGATTGCTGTTGTGGTTTTTCCTGGTTCAAATTGTGATATCGATCTTTTTGAAGCACTTCACACAGTCTGTGGCGCTGATGCAGAGTATGTATCTTATAAAAAAGATAACTTGAAAGGCTTTGACGCAGTCATGTTACCTGGAGGATTTTCATATGGCGATTACTTAAGGTGTGGTGCAATTGCTCGCTTTAGTAATATTATGCCTGCAATTATTGAATTTGCAGCACAGGGAAAGCCAGTCTTTGGAACTTGTAATGGCTTCCAAATTTTAACGGAAGCTGGACTTTTGCCAGGTGCCTTGAAACAAAATGATAGCTTAAAGTTTGTTTGCAAAACAGTTAATTTAATTGTTGAAAACAATCAAACTATCTTTACAACACAATACAAAGAAAAAGAAAAAATTGCTTTACCAATTGCGCATGCAGATGGTAGTTACTATGCCGATGAAGAAACTTTGGCAGAACTTGAAGAAAATCAGCAAGTTGTCTTTCGTTATGCTGAAGAAAATCCGAATGGAAGTTTGAATAATATTGCTGGTATCACCAATAAGAACGGTAATGTTTTGGGAATGATGCCACATCCTGAAAGAGCTGTTGAAGCAATGTTGGGTAACCAAGATGGATTGCGTTTATTTAAATCATTGCTTGAAAATGGGAAGGTCGCTACTGAGGAGGCTGTACGCTAA